A window from Chlamydia gallinacea 08-1274/3 encodes these proteins:
- the rpoB gene encoding DNA-directed RNA polymerase subunit beta, whose translation MFKCPERVSVKKKEDILDLPNLIEVQIKSYKQFLQMDKLAEERENIGLEEVFREIFPIKSYNEATILEYLSYNLGVPKYSPEECIRRGITYSVTLKVRFRLTDETGIKEEEVYMGTIPIMTDKGTFIINGAERVIVSQVHRSPGINFEQEKHSKGNVLFSFRIIPYRGSWLEAIFDVNDLIYIHIDRKKRRRKILAMTFIRALGYSSDADIIEEFFQVEEYALKSEKDFTILVGKILADNVIDEASSLVYGKAGEKLSTAMLKRMLDANISTLKIAVEADESHPIIKMLAKDPTDSYEAALKDFYRRLRPGEPATLANARSTIMRLFFDPKRYNLGRVGRYKLNRKLGFPMDEESLSQVTLRKEDVIGALKYLIRLKMGDDKASIDDIDHLANRRVRSVGELIQNQCRSGLARMEKIVRERMNLFDFSSDTLIPGKIISAKGLASVLKDFFGRSQLSQFMDQTNPVAELTHKRRLSALGPGGLNRERAGFEVRDVHASHYGRICPIETPEGPNIGLITSLSAFAKINEFGFIETPYRIVRDGVVTDEIEYMTADVEEECVIAQASANLDEFNMFTDPVCWARYRGEAFEADTSTVTHMDVSPKQLVSIVTGLIPFLEHDDANRALMGSNMQRQAVPLLKAEAPIVGTGLEARAAKDSGAIVVAEEDGVVDYVDGYKVVVAAKYNPTIKRTYHLKKFLRSNSGTCINQRPLCSVGDVIVKGDVIADGPATDRGELALGKNILVAFMPWYGYNFEDAIIISEKLIKQDAYTSIYIEEFELTARDTKLGKEEITRDIPNVSEEVLANLGEDGIIRIGAEVKPGDILVGKITPKSETELAPEERLLRAIFGEKAADVKDASLTVPPGTEGVVMDVKVFSRKDRLSKSDDELVEEAVHLKDLQKGYKNQVALLKTEYREKLGALLLNEKAPAAIVHRRTADILVPEGAIFDQETIEFLEKESLVDLLMPSCEIYDMLKSILSEYETSLQRLEINYKTEVEHIREGDADLDHGVIRQVKVYVASKRKLQVGDKMAGRHGNKGVVSKIVPEADMPYLANGETVQMILNPLGVPSRMNLGQVLETHLGYAAKTAGIYVKTPVFEGFPESRIWDMMIEQGLPADGKSYLYDGKTGERFDNTVVIGYIYMLKLSHLIADKIHARSIGPYSLVTQQPLGGKAQMGGQRFGEMEVWALEAYGVAHMLQEILTVKSDDVSGRTRIYESIVKGENLLKSGTPESFNVLIKEMQGLGLDVRPMVVDA comes from the coding sequence ATGTTCAAATGCCCAGAACGGGTTAGTGTCAAAAAAAAGGAAGATATTTTAGATCTTCCAAATCTTATTGAAGTTCAAATTAAATCGTATAAGCAATTTCTTCAGATGGATAAACTAGCTGAAGAACGCGAGAATATTGGTTTAGAAGAGGTCTTCCGGGAAATATTCCCCATTAAATCTTATAATGAAGCTACTATTTTAGAATATCTCTCGTATAATTTAGGTGTGCCTAAATATTCTCCTGAGGAATGTATTCGTAGAGGCATTACTTATAGTGTAACTTTAAAAGTTCGTTTCCGACTCACTGATGAAACTGGGATTAAAGAAGAAGAAGTGTATATGGGTACTATACCCATAATGACTGATAAGGGCACATTTATTATTAATGGTGCAGAAAGAGTAATTGTGTCTCAGGTTCATAGATCACCAGGAATTAATTTTGAACAGGAAAAGCACTCTAAGGGGAATGTCTTATTTTCTTTTAGAATAATACCTTACCGAGGAAGTTGGTTAGAAGCTATTTTTGATGTCAATGATTTAATTTATATTCATATTGATAGAAAGAAACGTCGTCGTAAGATTCTAGCAATGACGTTTATTCGCGCTTTAGGTTACTCATCGGATGCGGATATCATTGAGGAATTTTTCCAAGTAGAAGAATATGCGTTAAAAAGCGAAAAAGATTTTACTATTTTAGTCGGTAAAATTTTAGCCGATAACGTGATTGATGAAGCTTCGTCTCTAGTATATGGAAAAGCAGGGGAGAAGCTGAGCACTGCTATGCTGAAAAGAATGCTGGATGCTAATATTTCTACATTAAAAATTGCTGTAGAAGCTGATGAAAGCCACCCCATTATTAAAATGTTGGCAAAAGATCCAACGGATTCCTATGAAGCGGCTTTAAAAGATTTTTATAGAAGATTACGGCCCGGTGAGCCAGCAACCTTAGCTAATGCACGTTCAACAATCATGCGACTTTTCTTTGATCCTAAGCGCTATAATCTAGGCAGAGTGGGTCGCTATAAGTTAAATAGGAAACTTGGTTTTCCTATGGATGAAGAGTCTTTATCTCAAGTTACTTTGAGAAAAGAAGATGTTATTGGCGCATTAAAGTACCTTATTCGCTTAAAAATGGGAGATGATAAGGCTTCGATTGATGATATTGATCATTTAGCAAATCGTCGTGTGCGTTCAGTAGGAGAGCTCATCCAAAATCAATGCCGCTCTGGTTTGGCTAGAATGGAAAAAATTGTTCGAGAAAGGATGAATCTTTTTGATTTCTCTTCGGACACATTGATCCCAGGAAAGATTATTTCTGCGAAAGGTTTAGCCAGTGTTCTCAAAGACTTTTTTGGACGTTCACAGCTTTCTCAGTTTATGGATCAAACGAATCCAGTGGCAGAGTTAACTCATAAGCGTCGTTTATCTGCCTTGGGTCCTGGAGGTTTGAATCGAGAAAGAGCTGGATTCGAAGTGCGTGACGTTCACGCTAGCCATTATGGGCGTATTTGTCCTATTGAAACCCCGGAAGGGCCAAATATTGGTTTGATTACCTCCTTATCAGCTTTTGCAAAGATTAATGAATTCGGATTCATTGAAACCCCATATCGTATTGTTAGGGATGGAGTAGTCACAGATGAAATTGAGTATATGACAGCTGATGTTGAAGAAGAGTGTGTCATAGCTCAAGCATCGGCAAATTTGGATGAGTTTAATATGTTTACTGATCCTGTTTGTTGGGCTAGGTATCGAGGAGAGGCTTTTGAAGCTGATACAAGTACTGTGACCCATATGGATGTGTCGCCTAAGCAATTAGTTTCTATTGTGACTGGGTTGATTCCTTTCTTAGAACATGATGATGCTAACCGAGCTCTTATGGGATCCAACATGCAACGCCAAGCTGTGCCTTTATTGAAAGCAGAGGCTCCTATCGTGGGAACAGGATTAGAAGCGCGCGCAGCAAAAGATTCTGGAGCGATTGTTGTTGCAGAAGAAGATGGTGTCGTGGATTACGTTGATGGCTACAAGGTAGTGGTTGCAGCTAAATACAATCCAACGATTAAGCGTACATATCATTTAAAGAAATTCCTACGATCCAATTCGGGTACATGCATTAATCAACGTCCTTTATGTTCTGTTGGTGATGTGATTGTTAAAGGCGATGTGATTGCTGACGGTCCTGCTACAGATCGAGGTGAACTTGCTTTGGGCAAGAATATTCTTGTTGCCTTCATGCCTTGGTATGGCTACAACTTTGAGGATGCCATTATTATTTCTGAAAAGTTAATTAAGCAAGATGCCTACACCTCTATTTACATTGAGGAATTTGAGTTGACAGCTCGGGATACTAAGTTAGGAAAAGAAGAGATTACTCGAGACATTCCTAATGTTTCGGAAGAGGTTTTAGCTAACCTAGGTGAAGATGGAATTATTCGTATTGGAGCTGAGGTTAAGCCAGGGGATATTCTTGTTGGTAAAATTACGCCAAAGTCGGAAACTGAGCTTGCTCCTGAAGAGCGCTTATTGCGTGCTATTTTTGGTGAGAAGGCAGCTGATGTTAAGGATGCTTCTCTTACAGTGCCTCCTGGGACCGAAGGAGTTGTCATGGATGTTAAGGTCTTTAGTAGAAAAGACCGATTATCAAAAAGTGATGATGAGCTTGTAGAAGAAGCTGTTCATTTAAAAGATTTACAAAAAGGATACAAGAATCAAGTTGCTCTATTGAAGACAGAATATCGTGAAAAGTTGGGAGCTTTGTTACTTAATGAAAAGGCCCCCGCTGCTATAGTTCATCGTCGTACTGCGGATATTTTAGTTCCTGAAGGTGCTATCTTTGATCAAGAAACTATCGAGTTTCTTGAGAAAGAAAGCTTGGTTGATCTTCTCATGCCTTCTTGTGAAATCTACGATATGTTGAAAAGCATTCTTTCTGAATATGAAACCTCGTTACAACGTTTGGAAATCAATTATAAAACGGAAGTTGAGCATATTCGTGAAGGCGACGCAGATCTAGACCATGGTGTTATCCGTCAGGTCAAGGTTTATGTAGCTTCAAAAAGAAAACTTCAGGTTGGGGACAAAATGGCAGGACGTCATGGAAACAAAGGAGTTGTTTCTAAAATTGTTCCTGAAGCTGATATGCCTTACTTAGCAAATGGTGAAACTGTACAGATGATTTTAAATCCTCTTGGGGTGCCATCTAGGATGAACTTGGGACAAGTATTAGAAACTCATCTTGGTTATGCTGCAAAAACTGCCGGTATTTATGTAAAAACTCCCGTATTTGAAGGGTTTCCAGAGTCTCGTATTTGGGATATGATGATAGAGCAGGGATTGCCGGCAGATGGTAAGTCCTATCTGTATGATGGAAAGACAGGAGAAAGATTTGATAATACGGTAGTTATTGGCTATATTTATATGCTGAAATTGAGCCACTTAATTGCCGATAAGATTCATGCAAGGTCTATTGGTCCTTATTCTCTAGTCACTCAACAACCCCTCGGAGGGAAAGCTCAGATGGGGGGACAGAGATTTGGTGAAATGGAGGTATGGGCTTTAGAGGCTTATGGTGTAGCTCATATGCTCCAAGAAATTCTCACGGTAAAATCGGACGATGTTTCTGGTAGAACAAGAATTTATGAGTCAATTGTTAAGGGAGAAAATCTCTTAAAATCAGGTACACCAGAATCATTTAATGTTTTGATTAAAGAAATGCAAGGTTTAGGGCTTGATGTCCGTCCTATGGTAGTAGATGCTTAA
- the rplL gene encoding 50S ribosomal protein L7/L12 — translation MTTQNLEQLVETLSNLTVMELANLKQALEDKWGVTAAAPVMAVAGGAVAGGESAAAESTEFAVILEDLPADKKIGVLKVVREVTGLALKEAKEMTEGLPKTIKEKTSKSDAEETVKKLQEAGAKASLKGL, via the coding sequence GTGACAACACAAAATTTAGAACAATTAGTAGAGACGTTAAGCAACTTAACAGTCATGGAATTAGCTAATTTAAAACAAGCATTAGAAGACAAGTGGGGTGTTACAGCTGCTGCTCCTGTAATGGCCGTTGCTGGTGGTGCTGTTGCTGGTGGAGAATCTGCTGCAGCAGAATCTACGGAATTTGCTGTGATTTTAGAAGATCTTCCTGCTGATAAGAAGATAGGCGTTTTAAAAGTAGTACGAGAAGTTACTGGTTTGGCTTTAAAAGAAGCTAAGGAAATGACAGAAGGTTTGCCTAAAACTATTAAAGAGAAGACTTCTAAGTCTGATGCTGAAGAAACAGTAAAAAAACTGCAAGAAGCAGGAGCGAAAGCTTCATTGAAGGGCTTATAA
- the rplJ gene encoding 50S ribosomal protein L10: MKEEKKLLLQEIEEKVSASQGFILLRYFGFTAAHSREFRNTLSGVSAEFEVLKKRIFFKAIENAGFDIDFSDTNGHLGVVFSYDDPVSAAKQVLDFNKQHEDSLVFLAGRIDNASLSGKEVEAIAKLPSMKELRQQFVGVLAAPMSHVVGIMNSALSGVISCIHQKLEKN; the protein is encoded by the coding sequence ATGAAAGAAGAAAAGAAATTACTCCTTCAAGAGATAGAGGAAAAAGTCTCGGCATCCCAAGGTTTTATTTTATTAAGGTATTTTGGATTTACAGCGGCGCATTCTAGGGAATTTCGTAATACCCTTTCTGGGGTTTCTGCCGAATTTGAAGTATTAAAAAAGCGCATTTTTTTCAAAGCTATAGAAAATGCGGGCTTTGATATAGACTTTTCTGACACAAACGGACATTTAGGTGTTGTATTTTCTTACGATGATCCAGTTTCAGCAGCAAAACAAGTGTTAGATTTTAATAAACAACACGAAGATTCATTGGTTTTTCTTGCTGGACGTATTGACAATGCCTCTTTATCTGGAAAAGAAGTAGAGGCTATAGCTAAATTACCGTCAATGAAAGAGCTCAGGCAGCAATTTGTGGGAGTATTAGCTGCTCCAATGTCTCATGTTGTTGGAATTATGAATTCGGCTCTCTCTGGTGTTATTTCCTGTATTCATCAGAAATTAGAGAAGAACTAA
- the rplA gene encoding 50S ribosomal protein L1: MTKHGKRIQGILKKYDFAKLYSLEEAIDILKQCPKVKFDQTVDVSVKLGIDVKKSDQQIRGSVSLPHGTGKTLKILVFAAGEKAQEAMNAGADFVGSNDLVEKIRGGWVDFNVAVATPDMMREVGKLGKVLGPRNLMPTPKAGTVTTDVSKAITELRKGKIEFKADRAGVCNAGVGKLSFDSLHIKENIEALCSALIKAKPPTSKGQYLVSFTVSSTMGPGISIDTRELMAS, translated from the coding sequence ATGACAAAACATGGAAAGCGTATACAAGGCATCTTAAAAAAATATGATTTTGCAAAATTGTATTCTTTAGAAGAAGCTATAGATATTTTAAAGCAGTGTCCTAAAGTCAAGTTTGATCAGACTGTTGATGTGTCTGTAAAGTTAGGTATAGATGTCAAAAAAAGTGATCAACAAATTCGTGGATCTGTTTCTTTGCCTCATGGCACAGGTAAAACTTTAAAAATTCTTGTGTTTGCTGCTGGAGAGAAAGCTCAAGAGGCTATGAATGCAGGGGCGGATTTTGTTGGCAGTAATGATCTTGTAGAGAAGATTCGGGGTGGTTGGGTAGATTTTAATGTTGCTGTGGCTACTCCTGATATGATGCGAGAAGTAGGTAAGCTTGGAAAAGTTTTAGGCCCTAGAAATCTTATGCCAACACCCAAAGCTGGCACAGTAACAACAGATGTTTCTAAAGCAATTACAGAATTGCGTAAGGGGAAAATAGAGTTTAAGGCGGATCGTGCTGGTGTATGTAATGCCGGTGTTGGTAAGCTTTCATTTGATAGTTTGCATATTAAGGAAAATATTGAGGCATTATGCTCGGCCCTAATTAAAGCTAAGCCGCCCACATCTAAGGGACAGTATTTAGTATCGTTTACTGTTTCCTCAACTATGGGGCCTGGCATTTCTATAGATACTAGGGAATTAATGGCGTCTTAA
- the rplK gene encoding 50S ribosomal protein L11: MSNKKVIKLIKLQIPAGKANPAPPIGPALGAAGVNIMGFCKEFNAATQNRPGDLLPVVITVYSDKTFSFITKQPPVSSLIKKILNLESGSKIPNRNKVGKLTQEQVQLIAEQKMKDMDVISLDSAKRMVEGTARSMGIDVE; the protein is encoded by the coding sequence ATGTCGAATAAAAAAGTAATTAAATTAATTAAATTGCAAATTCCTGCGGGAAAAGCAAACCCAGCTCCGCCAATAGGACCGGCTTTAGGAGCTGCGGGTGTAAATATTATGGGATTCTGTAAGGAATTTAATGCGGCCACGCAGAATCGTCCAGGGGATTTATTACCAGTAGTGATTACTGTTTATTCGGATAAAACTTTTTCCTTTATAACTAAACAGCCTCCTGTGTCTTCTTTGATTAAGAAAATTTTGAATTTAGAATCCGGATCAAAAATTCCGAATAGAAATAAGGTTGGAAAGTTAACTCAGGAGCAAGTACAGCTTATTGCTGAACAAAAAATGAAAGATATGGATGTTATTAGTTTAGATTCCGCGAAACGTATGGTGGAAGGAACGGCCCGAAGTATGGGAATAGACGTCGAGTAA
- the nusG gene encoding transcription termination/antitermination protein NusG, which translates to MFKWYVVQVFTAQEKKVKKSLEDFKESSGMADFIQEIVLPIENVMDVKKGECKVVEKLIWPGYLLVKMHLTDESWLYVKNTPGVVEFLGGGTPVALSEDEVRNILKDIEEKKAGVVQKHKFEVGSRVKINDGVFVNFIGVVSEVFYDKGRLSVMVSIFGRETRVDDLEFWQVEEVAVGQE; encoded by the coding sequence ATGTTTAAGTGGTATGTTGTTCAAGTTTTTACAGCACAAGAAAAGAAGGTAAAAAAATCTTTAGAAGATTTTAAAGAATCTTCCGGAATGGCTGATTTTATACAAGAGATCGTCTTGCCTATAGAAAATGTTATGGATGTAAAAAAAGGCGAGTGCAAGGTCGTAGAGAAGCTGATTTGGCCGGGATATTTGTTAGTGAAAATGCACTTAACAGATGAATCTTGGCTGTATGTAAAGAATACTCCTGGAGTCGTTGAGTTTTTGGGGGGAGGAACACCTGTAGCCTTATCTGAAGATGAGGTAAGAAATATTTTGAAAGATATTGAAGAAAAGAAAGCAGGTGTTGTTCAGAAGCATAAATTTGAGGTCGGCTCTAGAGTTAAAATTAATGATGGTGTTTTCGTTAACTTTATTGGAGTAGTTTCTGAAGTATTTTATGATAAGGGACGTTTGAGCGTTATGGTCTCTATCTTTGGAAGAGAAACTCGCGTTGATGATTTAGAATTTTGGCAGGTAGAAGAAGTTGCTGTTGGGCAAGAATGA
- the secE gene encoding preprotein translocase subunit SecE gives MKQRNHQETISKKIIKAKKLVQTGFLDEIKKIEWVNKRDLKRYVKIVVASIFSFGFSIYCIDLILRKLLSWLGSITSFLFG, from the coding sequence ATGAAACAACGTAACCATCAAGAGACTATCTCAAAAAAAATTATTAAAGCCAAAAAGTTAGTGCAAACAGGCTTTCTAGATGAGATTAAAAAAATTGAATGGGTGAATAAGCGCGATCTAAAAAGGTATGTGAAAATTGTTGTGGCGAGTATTTTCAGTTTTGGCTTTTCCATATATTGTATAGATCTGATTTTGCGTAAACTACTTTCCTGGTTAGGCAGTATAACAAGCTTTTTATTTGGTTAA
- the tuf gene encoding elongation factor Tu — translation MSKETFQRSKPHINIGTIGHVDHGKTTLTAAITRALSGDGLADFRDYSSIDNTPEEKARGITINASHVEYETPNRHYAHVDCPGHADYVKNMITGAAQMDGAILVVSATDGAMPQTKEHILLARQVGVPYIVVFLNKIDMISQEDAELVDLVEMELSELLEEKGYKGCPIIRGSALKALEGDASYIEKVRELMQAVDDNIPTPEREIDKPFLMPIEDVFSISGRGTVVTGRIERGVVKVSDKVQIVGLGETKETIVTGVEMFRKELPEGRAGENVGLLLRGIGKTDVERGMVVCQPNSVKPHTQFKCAVYVLQKEEGGRHKPFFSGYRPQFFFRTTDVTGVVTLPEGVEMVMPGDNVEFEVQLISPVALEEGMRFAIREGGRTIGAGTISSIIA, via the coding sequence ATGTCAAAAGAAACTTTTCAACGTAGTAAGCCCCACATTAACATAGGGACCATTGGACACGTTGACCACGGTAAAACTACGTTAACAGCTGCTATCACACGTGCGTTATCGGGAGACGGACTTGCTGATTTTCGTGATTATAGTTCTATTGACAATACTCCCGAAGAAAAAGCTAGGGGAATTACGATCAATGCCTCTCATGTTGAGTACGAAACTCCCAATCGTCATTACGCTCACGTAGATTGTCCAGGGCATGCTGACTATGTTAAAAACATGATTACTGGTGCTGCGCAAATGGATGGGGCTATTCTTGTTGTTTCTGCGACTGATGGTGCTATGCCTCAAACAAAAGAACACATTCTTTTAGCAAGACAAGTGGGTGTGCCTTATATTGTTGTTTTCTTGAATAAAATTGACATGATTTCTCAAGAAGATGCGGAGCTTGTTGACTTGGTTGAAATGGAGTTGTCAGAGCTTTTAGAAGAAAAAGGTTACAAAGGGTGTCCTATTATCCGCGGATCTGCTTTGAAAGCTCTGGAGGGGGATGCTAGCTATATTGAGAAAGTTCGTGAATTAATGCAGGCTGTAGATGACAATATACCTACTCCGGAGAGGGAAATAGATAAGCCGTTCCTCATGCCTATTGAAGATGTATTTTCTATTTCTGGTCGGGGTACAGTAGTTACTGGGCGTATCGAAAGAGGTGTTGTCAAAGTATCTGATAAAGTGCAAATTGTTGGTTTGGGGGAAACAAAAGAAACCATTGTTACCGGAGTGGAAATGTTTAGAAAAGAACTTCCCGAGGGGCGTGCTGGAGAGAACGTTGGTCTTTTGTTAAGAGGTATTGGTAAGACAGACGTTGAGCGCGGTATGGTTGTTTGCCAGCCCAATAGTGTAAAGCCACACACACAGTTTAAGTGTGCTGTTTATGTTTTGCAGAAAGAAGAGGGCGGACGCCATAAACCTTTCTTCAGTGGTTATCGGCCACAGTTCTTTTTCCGTACCACGGATGTTACGGGCGTTGTGACATTGCCTGAAGGTGTGGAAATGGTGATGCCTGGGGATAATGTTGAGTTTGAAGTGCAATTAATTAGTCCTGTAGCGTTAGAAGAAGGAATGAGATTTGCTATTCGTGAAGGTGGTCGTACGATCGGTGCTGGAACGATTTCAAGTATTATTGCCTAG
- the infA gene encoding translation initiation factor IF-1 produces the protein MAKKEDTIVLEGRVQELLPGMHFKILLENSVVVTAHLCGKMRMSNIRLLVGDRVTVEMSAYDLTKARVVYRHR, from the coding sequence ATGGCAAAAAAAGAAGATACTATTGTGCTTGAAGGTAGAGTGCAAGAACTCCTTCCTGGCATGCACTTCAAAATATTGCTTGAGAACAGTGTAGTTGTCACAGCTCATTTATGCGGTAAAATGCGTATGAGCAATATTCGTTTGCTTGTTGGAGATCGTGTTACTGTAGAAATGTCAGCATATGATCTCACAAAAGCAAGGGTTGTGTATAGGCATCGTTAA
- a CDS encoding SufE family protein, translated as MELVHSHTSCLEKQNRISQFLLAEPLHPDTLYASILKIGARPREFDTSKISKKNLVLGCQSDLYLYETYQKGRLFFFTHTEALISSGIAAIFTEIYSGELPETVLTCKPVFFDKLSQYLSLGRRAGGEALYMRMKQISIRYLKSPTPSF; from the coding sequence TTGGAACTCGTACATTCCCATACCTCTTGTTTAGAAAAACAAAATCGCATTTCTCAATTTTTGTTGGCTGAGCCATTGCATCCCGATACCCTATACGCCTCTATACTTAAAATTGGAGCTCGTCCTAGGGAATTCGATACAAGTAAAATAAGCAAAAAGAACCTTGTATTAGGCTGCCAAAGCGATCTTTACCTCTATGAAACTTATCAAAAAGGACGTCTCTTTTTCTTCACTCATACTGAAGCCTTGATTTCTTCTGGAATCGCTGCAATATTTACGGAAATTTATTCCGGAGAACTTCCAGAAACAGTTTTGACGTGCAAACCCGTTTTCTTTGATAAGTTAAGTCAGTATCTATCTCTTGGAAGAAGAGCGGGAGGAGAAGCTTTATATATGCGTATGAAACAAATTTCTATACGCTATTTAAAATCGCCTACGCCTTCCTTTTAG
- a CDS encoding biotin transporter BioY, giving the protein MGCCLEQKFLVAERFKHSLLYMFEGALFLTLLAKITVTLPFTPVPITFQTLGIYCLGVLTSPIVAVGSVLTYFLGGLVLPVFCNSYWGIASFFGPTAGYLYAFPLAVACISSLHHRYGNSNFKLAIILCIGASIILVCGTLGLACYFYLTGATPTLSIAQGLKLGALPFIPGELIKILLVIQGKHVVGFFKKAG; this is encoded by the coding sequence ATGGGTTGTTGTTTAGAACAAAAATTCTTAGTGGCTGAGAGGTTTAAACATTCATTACTTTACATGTTTGAGGGGGCGCTTTTTCTGACATTATTAGCGAAAATTACTGTGACTCTACCCTTTACTCCCGTTCCTATTACTTTTCAAACTTTGGGAATTTACTGCTTAGGGGTTTTGACCTCTCCTATAGTAGCTGTGGGTAGTGTGCTTACTTATTTTTTAGGAGGATTGGTTCTTCCTGTCTTTTGTAATTCTTATTGGGGAATTGCAAGTTTTTTTGGCCCTACAGCAGGATATTTGTATGCTTTTCCTTTAGCAGTAGCTTGCATATCCTCCCTTCATCATCGGTATGGTAACAGTAATTTTAAGTTAGCTATAATCCTATGTATAGGAGCAAGTATTATTTTAGTATGCGGTACTTTGGGGCTTGCTTGCTATTTTTATCTTACAGGAGCAACGCCTACCTTAAGCATCGCACAAGGATTAAAGTTGGGCGCACTTCCATTTATTCCTGGAGAGCTTATAAAAATCCTTCTTGTAATCCAAGGAAAACACGTTGTAGGATTTTTTAAGAAAGCTGGCTAA
- the dapA gene encoding 4-hydroxy-tetrahydrodipicolinate synthase, which translates to MQLLTACVTPFFPNGMIDFASLKNLLFRQEKEENGIILLGSTGESLALTIQEKKDIVAFACNCNLTVPLIIGVSGVSLYEAYEWISWCCDYPITGFLMTSPVYANPGIHGQTLWFESLLNRANRPAILYNIPSRAGTPLYVETVKALAQHPCFLGIKDSGRSIATFREYASIDTKCTLYCGDDSLWPQMCVAGAHGLISVLSNGWPKEAKDYVKDCGDPLRSLLWEETCHWLNQTTNPIAIKALLAYMREISHFSLRLPLSKQDFHYQHSISKIVKRMTLWSKVCLSI; encoded by the coding sequence ATGCAATTACTTACCGCATGTGTTACCCCATTTTTCCCTAATGGGATGATAGATTTTGCTAGCTTAAAAAATTTGCTGTTTCGTCAGGAGAAAGAGGAGAATGGAATCATTCTTTTAGGCAGTACAGGAGAAAGTCTCGCACTCACAATTCAGGAAAAAAAAGACATTGTAGCTTTTGCTTGTAATTGTAACTTAACTGTACCTCTGATTATTGGAGTTTCTGGGGTTTCTTTGTATGAGGCCTATGAATGGATATCCTGGTGTTGTGACTATCCTATTACAGGGTTTTTAATGACAAGTCCTGTATATGCAAATCCAGGTATTCATGGACAAACCTTATGGTTTGAATCTTTATTGAATAGGGCAAATCGGCCTGCAATTTTATATAACATTCCTTCAAGAGCAGGAACTCCTCTATATGTAGAAACTGTAAAAGCTTTAGCTCAACATCCCTGTTTTTTAGGAATCAAAGATTCAGGAAGATCAATAGCAACATTTCGTGAGTATGCTTCTATAGATACTAAGTGTACACTGTATTGTGGGGATGATAGTTTATGGCCACAGATGTGCGTTGCAGGAGCGCATGGTTTGATTTCTGTTTTATCAAATGGTTGGCCTAAAGAAGCCAAAGATTATGTGAAGGATTGTGGGGATCCTTTGCGGTCTCTATTGTGGGAAGAAACTTGTCACTGGTTGAATCAAACAACCAATCCTATAGCAATTAAAGCTCTTCTTGCTTACATGAGAGAAATAAGCCACTTTTCTTTACGTTTACCCTTATCTAAACAGGATTTTCATTACCAGCATTCCATATCAAAAATTGTAAAAAGAATGACTTTATGGTCGAAAGTATGTCTTTCTATATAA